In Bradyrhizobium sp. 1(2017), one DNA window encodes the following:
- a CDS encoding mucoidy inhibitor MuiA family protein: MRITASYLTTTSLVLIAMAVASPSWGADVDATSAIDTVTVYPDGATVTRIINVDLPSGDATLVARDFPLALDTSSIRVEGEGGARLTIGTIDARSPRAAPVNMPELEKRIEALNDQRADLQGAIDSANARRKFAEHFAEASPVGIGEKGEARPIAEWRTAFAAVGEEIASADTAIRDATRKLREIDRQIAQLEAERKAKPPSKLEVRMDVAAPAATKATLRVTYNVRNARWLPLYDARLDTGAKDRKPQLELVRRAEITQSTGEDWSNVTLGVSTVRISRGGSAPELGSLVAQYPQPQRPMALGAASDLARPAPMTRQAQSPAMAKIAESAEPRERAEEQQAVAEIGDFQATFRIPGRVSLGAAEGAKSLKIAATTVPADLAVRAAPVMDPTAFLEASFKQPDDTALLPGKVAIYRDGVFVGRGKITASAKDDIVRLGFGADDKVRIERAVLKRNEGSAGLLVTTSKTDERSFKTTVRNGHDFPIKVAIEDQLPVSENEDIVVEMLPATTPPTASNIRDKRGVLEWSFDAKPGEAKDINFAWRIRWPKDKGMVIVPSG; the protein is encoded by the coding sequence ATGCGCATCACCGCAAGCTATCTGACAACGACGAGCCTGGTTCTCATCGCCATGGCGGTGGCATCGCCGTCATGGGGCGCCGATGTGGACGCGACGTCGGCCATCGACACCGTCACGGTCTATCCGGACGGCGCCACCGTCACCCGCATCATCAATGTCGACCTGCCGTCCGGGGATGCGACGCTGGTCGCCAGGGACTTTCCGCTGGCCCTCGATACGTCCTCCATCCGGGTCGAGGGTGAAGGCGGCGCCAGGCTGACCATCGGCACGATCGATGCGCGGTCGCCGCGCGCGGCACCGGTCAACATGCCCGAGCTGGAAAAGCGGATCGAAGCCCTGAACGACCAGCGCGCCGATCTGCAAGGGGCGATCGACTCGGCCAATGCGCGCCGCAAGTTCGCGGAGCACTTTGCAGAAGCATCGCCCGTTGGCATCGGTGAGAAGGGCGAGGCGCGTCCGATCGCCGAATGGCGCACGGCCTTTGCGGCGGTCGGTGAGGAAATTGCGAGTGCCGATACCGCCATCCGTGATGCGACGCGCAAGTTGCGTGAGATCGATCGCCAGATCGCTCAGCTCGAAGCCGAGCGCAAGGCCAAGCCGCCGAGCAAGCTCGAGGTCCGCATGGACGTTGCCGCGCCGGCTGCGACCAAGGCGACGCTGAGGGTCACTTACAATGTGCGCAATGCGCGCTGGCTGCCGCTCTACGACGCCCGCCTCGACACCGGCGCCAAGGACCGCAAGCCGCAGCTGGAGCTGGTCCGTCGCGCCGAGATCACGCAATCGACCGGCGAGGACTGGTCCAACGTCACGCTCGGCGTCTCCACGGTCCGCATCAGCCGCGGCGGCAGTGCGCCGGAGCTGGGCTCGCTCGTGGCGCAATATCCGCAACCGCAGAGGCCAATGGCCCTCGGCGCGGCCTCCGATCTGGCGCGGCCTGCGCCGATGACGCGTCAGGCACAATCGCCAGCGATGGCGAAGATTGCGGAATCGGCCGAGCCGCGTGAACGCGCCGAGGAACAGCAGGCGGTCGCCGAGATCGGCGACTTCCAGGCCACCTTCAGGATTCCCGGCCGCGTCAGTCTCGGCGCCGCCGAGGGTGCCAAGAGCCTGAAGATCGCGGCAACGACCGTGCCCGCCGATCTGGCGGTGCGCGCCGCGCCGGTCATGGACCCCACCGCCTTCCTCGAAGCCAGCTTCAAGCAGCCCGACGACACGGCATTGTTGCCCGGGAAAGTCGCGATCTACCGTGACGGTGTCTTCGTCGGTCGCGGCAAGATCACGGCGTCGGCCAAGGACGACATCGTGCGACTCGGCTTCGGCGCCGACGACAAGGTCCGAATCGAGCGCGCGGTGCTCAAGCGCAACGAGGGTTCGGCGGGCCTCCTCGTCACGACGTCGAAGACGGACGAGCGTTCGTTCAAGACCACGGTCCGCAACGGCCACGACTTCCCGATCAAGGTTGCGATCGAGGACCAGTTGCCGGTCAGCGAGAACGAGGACATCGTCGTCGAGATGCTGCCGGCGACCACGCCACCGACCGCGAGCAACATCCGCGACAAGCGCGGCGTGCTGGAATGGTCGTTCGACGCCAAGCCCGGCGAGGCCAAGGACATCAATTTCGCCTGGCGCATCCGCTGGCCGAAGGACAAGGGCATGGTGATCGTGCCGTCCGGCTAG
- a CDS encoding response regulator transcription factor: MPGNTLSKGEVFVIETDATAREQLSTALQQSAYDVICFADGASLLSEARARMPACVLLEMPPDRSGLDVLKRLREENCMAPVLVTSANGSISMAVDAIKGGAADFIEKPFRTRDIVDRVDAAIDEFAQPGSNRRRWLPGCEALTGREAAVLEHLAAGLTNKEIARRMHLSARTVEGYRASVLRKAGARNVTDLLRRIFGQGSPAQI, from the coding sequence ATGCCGGGGAACACGCTTTCCAAGGGTGAGGTATTCGTCATTGAAACTGACGCGACCGCCCGCGAACAACTCTCGACCGCGCTCCAACAGAGCGCCTACGACGTGATCTGCTTCGCCGACGGCGCCTCGCTGCTGTCGGAGGCAAGAGCGCGAATGCCGGCCTGTGTGCTGCTCGAGATGCCGCCGGATCGCTCCGGCCTCGACGTGCTCAAGCGGCTGCGCGAGGAGAACTGCATGGCGCCGGTCCTGGTGACCTCGGCCAATGGCAGCATTTCCATGGCGGTCGACGCCATCAAGGGCGGCGCGGCCGACTTCATCGAAAAGCCGTTCCGCACCCGCGACATCGTCGATCGCGTCGATGCCGCGATCGACGAGTTCGCGCAGCCCGGCTCGAACCGGCGGCGCTGGCTGCCCGGCTGCGAAGCCTTGACCGGGCGCGAAGCCGCCGTGCTCGAACATCTCGCTGCCGGCCTCACCAACAAGGAGATCGCCCGGCGCATGCATCTGAGCGCGCGGACGGTCGAGGGCTACCGCGCCAGCGTTCTGAGGAAGGCCGGCGCGCGCAACGTGACCGATCTGCTCCGCCGCATCTTCGGTCAGGGCTCGCCTGCCCAGATCTGA
- a CDS encoding hemin uptake protein HemP: MSATSGDSGSVAAGPAGSSSATTRTLTMRGSRIDSRELFAAEREIIIAHGEDSYRLRLTSQNKLILTK, from the coding sequence ATGTCAGCAACATCCGGAGACAGCGGCAGCGTCGCGGCAGGGCCGGCAGGAAGTTCTTCTGCCACAACGAGAACCCTCACCATGCGAGGGAGCCGGATCGACAGCCGTGAGCTGTTTGCGGCCGAGCGCGAGATCATCATCGCACATGGCGAAGACAGCTATCGCTTGCGCCTGACGTCGCAGAACAAGCTGATCCTGACGAAGTAA
- a CDS encoding AraC family transcriptional regulator, translated as MTDLIRSAGLSYYPEVARSVGLDPRQMMRKVRLPPTCLDKPDTPIAVAGLRRLLELSAEASGAEDFGLRLAERGGLTNFGAVGLIVREQATVGEAIEAFSRFIHVHHDGMRLDVVRAKRTVTITLHLRGRRPTAPRQAIDMALGSVHRIIQSLFSSAWRPLEVHLHYPPPRDRKRYREFFGCRVTFNADGDAIVLSAHDMERRVPSAHPLIASYLRKRIEAIETRPSSWEAKVDEVVRILLASGDCTVERVAEHLACTRRTVHRHLAASGTSFSAILDAQRADLVTQLIDDPGRPLADVAVQLGFSAQSAMARWFRGRFGCTISAWRKGARPRTPLTGGPAATAA; from the coding sequence ATGACCGACCTCATTCGCAGCGCAGGCTTGAGCTATTATCCGGAGGTCGCCCGGTCGGTCGGGCTCGACCCCAGGCAGATGATGCGCAAGGTGCGCCTGCCGCCGACCTGTCTCGACAAGCCCGATACGCCCATCGCCGTCGCCGGCCTGCGCCGCCTGCTCGAATTGTCGGCCGAGGCATCCGGCGCCGAAGATTTCGGTCTACGCCTCGCCGAGCGGGGCGGCCTGACCAATTTCGGCGCGGTCGGCTTGATCGTGCGCGAGCAGGCGACCGTCGGCGAGGCCATCGAAGCCTTCTCGCGCTTCATTCATGTCCATCATGACGGCATGCGGCTCGACGTCGTGCGTGCAAAGCGTACGGTGACGATCACGCTGCATCTGCGCGGCCGGCGGCCGACCGCGCCGCGCCAGGCGATCGACATGGCGCTCGGCAGCGTCCACCGCATCATCCAATCGCTGTTCAGCAGCGCTTGGCGGCCGCTGGAGGTGCACCTGCATTATCCGCCGCCCCGCGACCGCAAGCGCTATCGCGAGTTCTTCGGCTGCCGCGTGACCTTCAACGCGGATGGTGATGCAATCGTGCTGTCGGCGCACGACATGGAGCGGCGGGTCCCGAGCGCGCATCCGCTGATCGCGAGCTATCTGCGCAAGCGAATCGAGGCGATCGAGACGCGCCCCTCAAGCTGGGAGGCCAAGGTCGACGAGGTCGTGCGCATCCTGCTCGCCAGCGGCGACTGCACGGTCGAGCGCGTGGCAGAGCATCTCGCCTGCACGCGCCGCACCGTCCACCGCCACCTTGCCGCATCAGGCACGAGCTTCTCGGCCATCCTCGATGCGCAGCGCGCCGATCTCGTCACTCAGTTGATCGACGATCCCGGACGGCCGCTGGCCGACGTCGCCGTGCAGCTCGGCTTCTCCGCCCAGAGCGCCATGGCGCGCTGGTTCCGCGGACGCTTTGGCTGCACCATCTCCGCATGGCGCAAGGGCGCGCGGCCGCGGACGCCGCTGACCGGCGGGCCGGCGGCCACCGCGGCGTAG
- a CDS encoding heme/hemin ABC transporter substrate-binding protein, which yields MTFCRSLASLLLSGTFALASGAHAAGIIVHDARNRDIAVTDFARTVSIGGAITEILYALGLESRLVGVDTTSLYPPAALHDKPNVGYMRQISAEGVLGLNPTLILAIQGSGPRETMDILETAKVPLVLVPESFSEDGLIEKIKLVGHAMGVDARAECLSAAVGADLAQLRALRAKVTKPVRVMFVMSLQNGRAMVAGHKTAADEIIQLSGAANAVDDYDGYKIIGDEAIVAARPDVVLSIERGKDSLQADAVYAHPGFALTPVATNKSFITMDGLYLLGFGPRTAAAARDLSVKLYPALADGSGAFTSALSAANCRQ from the coding sequence ATGACATTTTGTCGCAGCCTTGCAAGTCTTCTGCTCTCCGGCACATTCGCGCTCGCGTCCGGTGCGCATGCCGCCGGTATCATCGTGCATGATGCGCGCAATCGCGACATCGCCGTCACCGACTTCGCGCGCACGGTCTCGATCGGCGGTGCCATCACCGAGATCCTCTATGCGCTCGGGCTGGAAAGCAGGCTGGTCGGCGTCGACACGACGAGCCTCTATCCGCCGGCGGCGCTGCATGACAAGCCCAATGTCGGCTACATGCGCCAGATTTCGGCCGAAGGCGTGCTCGGCCTCAACCCCACGCTGATCCTGGCGATCCAGGGATCGGGCCCGCGCGAGACGATGGACATCCTGGAAACGGCGAAGGTGCCGCTGGTGCTGGTGCCCGAGTCCTTCTCGGAGGACGGCCTGATCGAGAAGATCAAGCTGGTCGGTCACGCCATGGGCGTCGACGCGCGCGCCGAATGCCTGAGCGCTGCGGTCGGCGCCGATCTCGCGCAGCTCCGCGCACTGCGTGCCAAGGTGACGAAGCCGGTGCGCGTGATGTTCGTGATGTCGCTGCAGAACGGACGCGCCATGGTCGCCGGCCACAAGACTGCGGCTGACGAGATCATCCAGCTCTCCGGCGCGGCCAATGCCGTCGACGATTACGACGGCTACAAGATCATCGGCGACGAGGCGATCGTGGCGGCAAGACCCGATGTCGTGCTGTCGATCGAGCGCGGCAAGGATTCGCTCCAGGCCGACGCGGTCTATGCCCATCCCGGCTTTGCGCTGACGCCCGTCGCGACCAACAAGAGCTTCATCACCATGGACGGGCTCTATCTGCTCGGCTTCGGTCCGCGCACGGCCGCGGCGGCGCGCGATCTCTCGGTCAAGCTCTATCCGGCGCTGGCCGATGGCAGTGGCGCCTTCACGTCGGCTCTGTCGGCGGCGAACTGCCGGCAATGA
- a CDS encoding TonB-dependent hemoglobin/transferrin/lactoferrin family receptor, whose translation MADGARYSRALILGASVVSIAAMTAERGLAQTGSPQLESASPERPKQAKRKPAKPQVAQPATPEVMNARAQSGGASPVQTLDTITVAATKTPERAIDALAPVSSISLDQIQGLQPNRLSDIFYAVPGVSFQERGDDPATVINIRGLQDFGRVAVVVDGARQNYQRTGHNANGSFFLDPELIGGVDVVRGPTANIYGSGAIGGVVSFRTKDINDVLRPGERWGVDLSGSYGSNNNRGLGSVFGGVRATPDVDIFGGAVYRTQGNYKDGNGTEIGNTGNQVEAGLMKLTVRPALGHEVKFGAVFQDYQYDIGQFNRGPVVTAAQRALYQGSSVYASDVKNYTGTITWKYSLPSDNLFDWQMSVYGNRVDNDQTKTYHYSTAGGALCGAGNFGNNISGCVGDKRGYVLNTFGIDVNNTTRFNVGDWRNAVTWGVDAFQDDVNTTDSRGNSNITTPSGIRTVSGGFVQLKQNYSTWFEAVSAIRYDRYDLDSGRTSAGGDRFSPKITLGVTPVAGFQPYVSYAEGYRAPSITETVISGAHATGGGPAFFPCPDGTVGLFCFLPNPNLRPEVGKNKEVGFNLKYDSIFSANDSFRGKINLFRNDVSDYIDLVASAPVPVPPFGSFSQYYQYQNIANARIQGFEAETMYDAGDWFIGVAGHYIQGKNVQTNIGLATITPTKVVTTGGVRLLDRTLILSAQWASYGPNNDVPANYIRATGYDLVNLYMTYNATRDIVFTASIDNLLNQYYRPYAIPGSSTDGTSQNDVLWTSPGPGRVYKAGMRIHFGGA comes from the coding sequence ATGGCTGACGGGGCTAGGTATTCGCGCGCCCTGATTTTAGGCGCGTCGGTGGTTTCAATCGCGGCAATGACGGCGGAGCGTGGTCTCGCGCAGACCGGATCGCCGCAACTCGAAAGTGCGTCGCCGGAAAGGCCGAAGCAGGCCAAGCGCAAGCCGGCAAAGCCGCAAGTCGCGCAGCCGGCAACGCCCGAGGTGATGAACGCCCGCGCTCAGTCGGGCGGCGCGTCGCCTGTGCAAACGCTCGACACCATCACGGTCGCCGCGACCAAGACCCCGGAGCGGGCCATCGATGCGCTGGCCCCGGTCAGCTCGATTTCGCTCGACCAGATCCAGGGGCTTCAGCCGAACCGGTTGTCCGATATCTTCTATGCCGTACCCGGCGTGTCGTTTCAGGAGCGCGGCGACGACCCTGCGACCGTCATCAACATCCGCGGCTTGCAGGATTTCGGCCGTGTCGCGGTCGTCGTCGACGGCGCGCGGCAGAACTACCAGCGTACCGGCCACAATGCCAACGGCTCCTTCTTCCTCGACCCTGAATTGATCGGCGGCGTCGATGTGGTGCGCGGTCCCACCGCGAACATCTACGGCTCCGGCGCGATCGGCGGCGTGGTCTCGTTCCGCACCAAGGACATCAACGACGTGCTGCGCCCCGGCGAGCGTTGGGGTGTCGATCTCTCAGGCTCTTACGGATCCAACAACAATCGCGGCCTCGGCTCCGTGTTCGGCGGCGTACGCGCAACGCCCGACGTCGACATCTTCGGTGGCGCAGTCTATCGCACGCAGGGCAATTACAAGGATGGCAACGGCACCGAGATCGGCAACACCGGCAACCAGGTCGAAGCCGGGCTGATGAAGCTCACGGTGCGGCCGGCGCTCGGTCACGAGGTCAAGTTCGGCGCCGTGTTCCAGGATTATCAATACGACATCGGCCAGTTCAACCGCGGCCCGGTGGTAACGGCGGCCCAGCGCGCGCTATATCAGGGTTCGTCGGTCTATGCGTCCGACGTCAAGAACTACACCGGCACCATCACCTGGAAATACTCGCTGCCGAGCGACAATCTGTTCGACTGGCAGATGTCGGTCTACGGCAACCGCGTCGACAACGACCAGACCAAGACCTACCACTATTCGACCGCAGGCGGGGCCCTTTGTGGCGCCGGCAATTTCGGCAACAACATCTCCGGCTGCGTCGGCGACAAGCGCGGCTATGTCCTCAATACCTTCGGAATCGACGTCAACAACACCACGCGCTTCAACGTCGGCGACTGGCGCAATGCCGTCACCTGGGGTGTCGACGCGTTCCAGGACGACGTGAACACGACGGACAGCCGCGGCAACTCCAACATCACCACGCCGAGCGGCATCCGTACCGTCTCGGGCGGTTTCGTTCAGTTGAAGCAGAACTACAGCACCTGGTTCGAGGCGGTGAGCGCGATCCGCTATGACCGCTACGACCTCGATTCCGGCAGGACCAGCGCCGGCGGAGACCGCTTCTCGCCGAAGATCACGCTCGGCGTCACCCCCGTCGCGGGCTTCCAGCCCTATGTCAGTTACGCGGAAGGCTATCGCGCCCCGTCGATCACCGAGACGGTGATCTCCGGTGCGCACGCGACCGGTGGCGGACCGGCCTTCTTCCCCTGTCCCGATGGCACGGTGGGCCTGTTCTGCTTCCTGCCCAATCCGAACCTTCGTCCTGAAGTCGGCAAGAACAAGGAAGTCGGCTTCAACCTGAAATACGACAGCATCTTCAGCGCCAACGACTCGTTCCGCGGCAAGATCAACCTGTTCCGCAACGACGTCAGCGACTATATCGACCTGGTCGCCTCGGCGCCCGTCCCGGTGCCGCCGTTCGGCTCGTTCAGCCAGTACTATCAGTATCAGAACATCGCCAATGCCCGCATTCAGGGCTTCGAGGCGGAGACGATGTACGACGCCGGCGATTGGTTCATCGGCGTCGCTGGCCACTACATCCAGGGCAAGAACGTCCAGACCAACATTGGGCTGGCGACCATCACGCCGACCAAGGTCGTCACGACCGGTGGTGTTCGCCTGCTCGATCGCACGCTGATCCTGTCGGCGCAGTGGGCCTCGTACGGTCCCAACAACGACGTGCCCGCCAACTATATCCGGGCGACCGGCTACGATCTGGTCAATCTCTATATGACTTACAACGCGACCAGGGACATCGTCTTCACGGCCTCGATCGACAATCTCTTGAACCAGTACTACCGGCCTTACGCCATTCCCGGCAGTTCGACCGACGGCACCTCGCAGAACGACGTGCTCTGGACGAGCCCTGGGCCGGGCAGGGTCTACAAGGCCGGCATGAGGATCCACTTTGGAGGTGCGTAG
- a CDS encoding NnrS family protein, with the protein MAGARSRKFEGWPLFANSFRPFFLFAAIQAALSILVWLPMFYGELSVTSAFAPRDWHVHEMLYGFLPAVITGFLFTAIPNWTGRLPIQGTSLAALLVVWIAGRVAVTLSADIGWMFALLVDAAFLALVVAAATREIIAGGNWRNLPVVALVLVLLAGNIAFHLETHFEGTADVGIRAGIGVVVLLIALIGGRIIPSFTRNWLVKFNPGRLPVPFGRFDGAVIGCSALALISWIVAPLNAVTGVAMALVGGLHLARLARWAGDRTTRERLILILHVGYVFVPLGFLLNALAGFGVLAPSAGIHAWMTGAAGIMTLAVMTRASLGHTGQALTASPATQGIYLAIIIAALARVAAVALPAYGNALLHIAACGWVVAFLGFAIAFGPLLAGSRRRALAIMGMAAPAR; encoded by the coding sequence ATGGCTGGCGCCCGATCCCGCAAATTTGAGGGCTGGCCGCTGTTTGCGAACAGCTTTCGGCCCTTTTTCCTGTTCGCCGCGATCCAGGCCGCCCTGTCGATCCTGGTCTGGCTGCCGATGTTCTATGGCGAGCTGTCGGTGACGTCAGCCTTTGCCCCCCGCGACTGGCATGTCCACGAGATGCTCTACGGCTTCCTGCCTGCGGTCATCACCGGATTTCTGTTCACGGCGATCCCGAACTGGACCGGACGGCTGCCGATCCAGGGCACCTCGCTGGCTGCGCTGCTGGTGGTCTGGATTGCCGGGCGCGTCGCGGTGACGCTGTCTGCCGACATCGGCTGGATGTTCGCGCTCCTCGTCGATGCCGCCTTCCTGGCGCTGGTCGTTGCCGCCGCCACGCGTGAGATCATCGCAGGCGGCAACTGGCGCAATCTGCCCGTGGTGGCGCTCGTGCTGGTGCTGCTTGCCGGCAACATCGCCTTTCACCTCGAAACGCATTTCGAAGGGACGGCCGATGTCGGTATCCGCGCCGGCATCGGCGTGGTCGTACTGTTGATTGCGCTGATCGGCGGTCGCATCATCCCGAGCTTCACCCGCAACTGGCTGGTCAAGTTCAATCCCGGCCGCCTGCCGGTACCGTTCGGACGCTTCGACGGCGCGGTGATCGGGTGCAGCGCGCTCGCACTCATCTCCTGGATCGTGGCGCCATTGAATGCCGTCACCGGCGTCGCGATGGCGCTCGTCGGCGGGCTGCATCTGGCGCGGCTTGCGCGCTGGGCCGGCGACCGCACCACGCGCGAGCGGCTGATCCTGATCCTCCATGTCGGGTACGTCTTCGTGCCGCTCGGCTTTCTCCTGAATGCGTTGGCGGGCTTCGGCGTGCTGGCGCCGAGCGCGGGCATTCACGCCTGGATGACGGGCGCGGCCGGAATCATGACGCTTGCGGTGATGACCCGCGCAAGCCTCGGCCACACCGGACAGGCGCTGACGGCCTCGCCGGCGACACAAGGGATCTATCTCGCGATCATCATCGCGGCGCTGGCGCGCGTCGCCGCGGTGGCGTTGCCCGCTTATGGCAATGCGCTGCTGCACATTGCGGCCTGCGGCTGGGTGGTCGCGTTCCTCGGATTTGCGATCGCGTTCGGTCCGCTGCTCGCTGGCAGCCGCCGACGCGCACTTGCCATCATGGGAATGGCCGCCCCGGCGCGCTGA
- a CDS encoding heme ABC transporter ATP-binding protein, translated as MTAVIEAHSLVKRAGRATLLDGVGLTVAAGEMIAIIGPNGAGKSTLLRLLSGDLRPNAGDVRLKQRDIGSYTPRELAAHRAVLSQHINVTFPFTVEEIVLMGAGDRSLREAGALVDAALDEVGLTHFKDRQLPTLSGGEQQRVHFARVLVQLACGEAQHGPGLLLLDEPTSSLDLRHQIDLVETARRRALGGTAVMAILHDLNLAIRFADRLIVLNGGRLAADGPRTEVVTPEIIRDIFEIDAVVHKGDDEVPYVLPQSMRAVSR; from the coding sequence ATGACCGCGGTGATCGAGGCGCACAGCCTGGTCAAGCGCGCCGGCCGCGCGACGCTGCTCGACGGCGTTGGCCTGACTGTCGCGGCTGGCGAGATGATCGCCATCATCGGCCCGAACGGCGCCGGCAAGTCGACGCTGCTGCGACTGCTCTCCGGCGATCTCCGCCCGAACGCGGGCGACGTGCGGCTGAAGCAACGCGACATCGGCAGCTATACGCCGCGCGAGCTCGCCGCGCACCGCGCCGTGCTGTCCCAGCACATCAACGTCACCTTTCCGTTCACGGTCGAGGAAATCGTGCTGATGGGCGCGGGCGATCGCAGCTTGCGCGAAGCGGGCGCGCTCGTGGATGCCGCGCTGGACGAGGTCGGCCTCACCCATTTCAAAGACCGGCAATTGCCGACGCTGTCAGGCGGCGAGCAGCAGCGCGTCCATTTCGCCCGCGTGCTGGTGCAGCTCGCCTGTGGCGAGGCCCAGCATGGTCCGGGACTTCTGCTGCTGGACGAGCCGACCTCGAGCCTCGACCTGCGCCACCAGATCGACCTCGTCGAAACCGCACGCCGCCGTGCGTTAGGCGGCACGGCCGTGATGGCGATCCTGCACGACCTCAACCTCGCGATCCGCTTTGCCGATCGCCTCATCGTGCTGAACGGCGGCAGGCTCGCCGCCGACGGCCCGCGAACGGAGGTCGTGACGCCCGAGATCATCCGCGATATCTTCGAAATCGATGCCGTGGTCCACAAGGGCGATGACGAGGTGCCCTACGTGCTGCCGCAATCGATGCGCGCGGTGTCGAGATGA
- a CDS encoding FecCD family ABC transporter permease gives MSVTVGAHTPGARQAGAGRRFASIALPVLFVMLVAIAVIALTVGAAGIPLSRLPTALGLAGNASAEAMTARDQLVLWSIRIPRIAATAMVGGLLAAAGAIMQGLFRNPLADPALVGVSSGGALAAASAIVFTDSRFGEALRFLQTELLPLAAFAGSLLTTAILYGISSRAGRTSITIFLLAGVAITAIANAGIGLLVFIADDRQLRDITFWLLGSMSGATWTKAAVLVPILVIGLVVCVFIARGLDLLVLGEADAFHGGGDVERLKRISIIMVSAMTGVAVSISGVIGFVGILVPHLLRLVIGPAHRLLLPASVLLGAILMVGADTLARTIVAPAEMPIGILTAAVGAPVFLGILLRQRGLASL, from the coding sequence ATGAGCGTGACGGTCGGGGCGCACACGCCGGGTGCGCGGCAAGCTGGCGCCGGACGACGATTTGCGTCGATTGCCCTCCCTGTCCTCTTCGTCATGCTCGTGGCGATCGCGGTCATCGCGCTGACGGTCGGTGCAGCCGGCATTCCCCTCTCTCGTCTGCCTACCGCGCTCGGCCTTGCCGGCAACGCGAGTGCAGAGGCCATGACCGCCCGCGACCAACTCGTGCTCTGGTCGATCCGCATCCCCAGGATCGCGGCGACAGCGATGGTGGGCGGCCTGCTCGCGGCCGCCGGCGCGATCATGCAGGGACTGTTTCGCAATCCGCTCGCCGATCCCGCGCTGGTCGGCGTCTCCAGCGGCGGCGCGCTCGCGGCGGCAAGCGCGATCGTCTTCACCGATTCACGCTTCGGCGAAGCGCTCCGCTTCCTCCAGACCGAGCTGTTGCCGCTCGCGGCCTTTGCAGGCTCGCTGCTCACCACCGCGATCCTCTACGGCATCTCCAGCCGCGCGGGGCGAACCTCGATCACGATCTTCCTGCTCGCCGGCGTCGCCATCACCGCCATCGCCAATGCCGGCATCGGGCTCCTGGTGTTCATCGCCGACGACCGCCAGCTCCGCGACATCACGTTCTGGCTGCTCGGATCGATGAGCGGCGCGACCTGGACCAAGGCCGCCGTGCTCGTGCCGATCCTCGTCATCGGACTTGTGGTTTGCGTCTTCATCGCGCGCGGGCTCGATCTGCTGGTGCTCGGCGAGGCCGACGCCTTTCACGGCGGGGGCGACGTCGAGCGCCTGAAGCGGATCTCGATCATCATGGTCTCCGCCATGACCGGCGTCGCAGTCTCGATCAGCGGTGTCATCGGCTTCGTCGGCATCCTCGTGCCGCATCTGTTGCGTCTCGTCATCGGACCGGCGCATCGCCTGCTGCTGCCAGCCTCGGTGCTGCTCGGTGCGATCCTGATGGTCGGCGCCGACACGCTGGCGCGCACCATCGTGGCGCCGGCGGAGATGCCGATCGGCATCCTGACCGCGGCCGTCGGCGCACCGGTTTTCCTCGGGATCCTGCTGCGGCAGCGCGGGCTCGCTTCGCTATGA